The stretch of DNA AAGTTTTAAGAAATTTCTGAATGTCTCTGAATTTTTTCAGAGCTTTAATTTAAGGAaaagttagacattttgggagataCGCTTTTTCGATGTGTTGCAGAGAGTTACATGAAGATGAAGACTGATTGAAGCTGGCTATCTGCTGGATCCAGctaaatatttactgtaaagacATGAGAAGGCTGTCTATCTTCTCTTTTgattctcagcaagaaaatgaatattttacaaaagcctaactattcctttaaggagCATTGTAGTGGGTCCTCCTGGGGGTCTCTAGGGGTTTCAGATTTTCCTGGGATCTCTCAGTCTCTGGAGATTTCTGGAGGTTTCTGGAGGCTGTGGTGTCTGGCTGTTGTTGGCAGCAACTCTTGACTCCTTATGGTGTCAGAGGCTTGGCGTTTTGAAGGTGCTAATTAGTTTCTACAGCCAGGCTTCCAGCTGGTccctgcagcagaaaaagaacaTAATTACATTTCCACATCAGATTGAAGGTGATGGTTTGCAGGCAGAACATTTGGCCATGCAGAGACAAGCCTAATAGAAGGCTGAAACGCCACGTGAACATTTAGTCAGAGAGAGGCCAAATGGAAAGTTAAAACGTTTCCTCAGTTTATGGACAAAGTATAGCTAGTAACAGTTATGGTTTTTATCCTTTCTCTGACATTCAATCAATGTTTtaaagtttctctctctcacacacacacacacacacacacacacacacacacgctcacacacatctccttgcctctctctctctcacacactctctctctctctctctctctcttgccctgcccctctccttctctcccatGTTAGTGCTGGGTATAATTTTATCCCGCCCACTATatctctctcgcacacacactctatgcctctctctcttccatattctctcgctctctctctctctctccctctgtctcttttttgcctgtctctcttcccttctctggCCCAATCCGCATTCACTGACATCACATTTTAACTACCCAATCAGAGGCAGGCCAATTTGTCATTGTCAAAACCCTGGCCAATCGACCACTGTATGATAATTCTCTCCGGCCAGTGGCAGTGAAAGTGGCTCAGTTAGTGGGGTATATAAACCAGGCTAGCAGTGGAAAAGGCACATATACATATTAGGATAGTGAGAAGGAATTTCTGATAGCCTTATGTCCTTTGTAAATAAGAGAGAGACGACAGCAGTGGACAGAAATCCCTGCCTATGCTGTTTGATGGGTTGTCTCTGGGGGAGGCAGGGCAAGATGAAGATGAGGTAGAggcacaaaaagagagaaagcaaaagtaTCAAATCATTTCCTTCTCTGTGCTGTGGTAATGACTCCTCAATGAAAGAACTTCACCACATGGTCCCCCcaactcacacaaacacacgcgcatacacgcgcgcacacacacacacacgaacccCAGTATTGACTGCCAAATCAAACAGGGTGAGTAATTTGAAACATGACACACCAGCTCTCCTATAAAAGGCAGAGTTCCCTGTACATACTACATACACCTGCTCTGCTGAAAACCAAACCATCtgagagagatgatgatgatgatggtgatgatgatgatgatgatgatgatgatgatttctTTCCATTGAGTCAGCACCACGTCAAAAGCCAATCATTGCTCTACAGTCCTCCCACCCctgctcattttctctctgaacatactgtataatttccATCTGTCTGTATTACTGCAGGACTATGTCTTTCATCTCAGTCTTGGATTGAACAAAACCTGCTCTATAGAGCAAGACAgcacaataaaatataatagccaataaacaaaaccacacggagaaacatttgtattttcagaCTGCTATAAAGTGTATATAAAGGTAagcaagttttcattttttatcacTTGAAAATATTGATCAGAGAGTTCATGTGGCTTCTTTgacactgatcaacagaaaGAGACAATGCCGTCACCACTGGCACCACTAATTAGTTTCACATAATTTGGTGACTGTAGTATAAGTGCAGCTGTATCTGTTTTGTCAATACATCTGTATCTGTGAATAAACACAGCTGTAACTGTTGTGTAAATACAGGAGAAAATACAAGGAGActagacacccacacacaaccCTGTCGCAAAttctcaaacacacagtgagaaGACAGCTGCACACTGGCCAGACAACAGGACAGACATCCATCAACAGAGCAGAAATGATTTGATCCTAAAATTCATAATTTAGCTCTTCCCCCGAGGCAGTAAGTAGCTTATCCTAAGTAAATTACACAATTTGAATCGATCCCAGTTATCATACAGTCATCATGCAATAATGTAGCAAACCCTACATGCCACTGCCTCTAACCAATGATGTGTTCAAAATATTCAACTGCTGTGCGTAAAATCGTTTGAAGGGCTGACTAGGataatcagtttatttattttttataattatgaCTATTTAATtatccaaaaattaaaaaattaaaccactaaaaatatttttgaaaacgATGACTGAAGTCACATCGGGAAGGGagtactttaattttaaaattattacctCAGTCACACTgactaaataatatttttgtttactcCTAAATCAAATTCATATCCTAATATTTAGTACATATTGGTCATTTGAAAGCTTTGATAAAAAAACGAACAAATCTTGCGTGCAGCCACTGGTTTCACTTCACACAGTCTAGTGGCACCTTTAACTCAAATTTATAAACAATGTTCGTGTTTAATCCGGGGCACGTTCAGTCTGAAAACGGTGTGGAACATTTTGCCACGGTTTCCGGGTTGAATGACATGTTTCTCAAAACGGTGCGCGATAGGCCTTGTGGTACGCTTTgaatcagccaatcagcaacgACATATATAAACctgtcacacacatatatatatatatatatatatatataaatataaaatatatatatatatataaaatatatatatacatttataatatatatatataaatatacatatatatatattaaaaaacatatatatatatatataaaaaaacaaacagaaaaagcaatgGCTGGGGGAGCGCAGCCCCGACTACACGTAGCAAATCGTTGATTTAAACAGAAACGGTGGTGCATTGAACGCCCTGTTGTGTTACGCATGCGCACTGCCGGGGTTTATATACACTGCTGCTGATTGGGTTACACGATTGAAAACGTACCTCAAAGCCCGTAGCACAGCGTTGCACAGCGTTCCGAGGAAACACGTCATTCAACCTGGAAACCGTAGCAAAACGGTGCACGCTGTTTTCTGATTGTGCGGGTCCCTGGCCTGGCTCGGCCTGACCACACCCACGGTTCTGAGGTTTCTTTTATGGAGGTCCTCGGTGTCCCTTAGGGACGTGGATTTTGAACAAACCAATACCTTTGACACTGTGACTctgtttgtcacatttttgcacaaaatttcCCTTGTCTTGTGTAAtatagaataaaaaacaaacaaaaagaaaaaagaaaaagacaaagacttgAAACAAGGACAAATACCGTATACAGTTTTATTATCAGTCACACAAATAGTGGACAGACAGCATGACAGCTTGTTTCAATACtatccaaaataaacaaaatcattagTTTGtctttggcttttttcttttttttaaactaaaatatttaatatctaTTGAAACCTTTAACTCATTACATACCAATAAAATAGACATTCTTTATAATTCTGGCCACAAAATCCTGCACGCCATTTTATATTCTTTAAGGTTCCTTTGATTATAAAATCAATTATATGTACAGATATTAATTTACCTTCATGAGGGAATTCCATTTTAAGGAAAAACAAGAGTTTTAATAAAAGTCCTAACAGTGCAACAGTAACATACTGGTAATATTTGTTTAGCGTCATAAAGtatcattacattcatttacagTCTTTAAATAATctttacaaaacacattaatgttTAAGGAGATTACACACAGTCAGAACAACACAGACTTTATTCAACTGAGCAGTTTAGTGCACAAATGATGTCAGAGTGTGTGAATTGAACAGCACTCTTGTGGTGTGTTGATTCTTATTTCCCAGATTATCCTTGTGGATTTTAATGTTTAGGTTAAATACTGACTCACAAATAGTAACAGTTTACAGGATGCAGCCTTGTTCCACCAaagcagaagaaataaaaaactgatCACTACTAAGGCCGCCCAGTATTTCCACTGATTCATTTAGCATTTGATAACTGCCCAGTTTTATACAGAAGCCCGGATGGACTCTTCAGTATTTACTTTTGAATAGAGCGCCTGGTGTTATTTGGCCTATATGAGCATAGGCTAACATCACTCGCAAACCAACTAAATTAattacactgacacacaatgTAACAAAATTCCAatgcacagagaaacaaaaccCCATTTCTGACTGGTTAATTTCTATATAAAGCAGCCTACAGGCTTCCTTTTAGTCTGTTACTATAAAAATAGCTTTGGGACTAGAAATATTCTCTAGAGCTGTTCTTGAGAATCCTAAATTTGTCTGGTCGGCGTCATTTCAGTATGGACCATTTGATCTGGTCCTTGGCCGACTGCAGAAcctggaaacacaaagaaagaacaaaaatatgtaCTATATGTAATATGATGCAATACAATAGttaaatgcaaaacattaaattgacataaacataaaccccaataaaaatgaaatataatacgGTAAAATATAAACTAGTGAagcatttcctgaagaaaatgtgtgtgactgCTGTGTGTTGATGCTGATTGGCACGATTTTGTAGCTGAATTATCAGGCGAAAACTCATTGATCTTAATGTATTAGTTTAGTTGTGGATACAGTGGGACTGAATGGAGCTTTAAAACACTTCAGCATTAGGTTTTGATACATTACAGAATGCAAAGCATTAACTGTacatgtaaatgtcattttaatgagCTTATTGACAGGTGACCAATACGGACTactgtttttgaaatttgaatattttgtactgtatacaggtatgataatatatgtataataataatgtgcaGTACAATGGGACTGAATGTGCCTCCAGAGACTTTAATGCAATATATGATTCATAATAACTCATTAAATGTACTTGCTTTCATAATGAACTCATGTAAAAGTAACGTATAAAAACCTGGTTCGTGGTTTTAAGCAATTTAATGCTCAGCtcaagtgaaagaaaaactgctataccactgtgtgtttgtctacttgttgtttttgtttgcagtatTCATGCTGAAGATAAAATACGTTTGGAGTCAGTGCAGTAATTTCTATGTAGTAAACCTTGAGGAGAAAGACACTTGTACTGCGCTGTAGTACCACTGTTCAACCACTAGAGGTCACACAACTGAGCAACCATATAGAGTTTAATGCCACCATGTTGGAGGAGCACAATGTGAACAGCTGCGTTTACCACCTGTTGTTCCATAACACACgaagaaaatgtttcactttcatTACACGATACATAAAGAAAATGCATAATGTATCAAATACCTTAAAACACGGGCCTAGACGTGCTGTAGTTCATTACTATTAAACTGCAGTCACTTTCCAGCAACAGAATACTTTCTATTATTACTGCTATACTTGAATCAATTCATTTTACTAGAGTAGAAAGTGTATTAAGGGTGAATTAATTGTCAGCAGAAGACTGTCAACATTCAGTATTTGACAAGAACTGACTATTACAGTAAATATTGGccacattgaaatgtttttgttgtcatccTCAGTTTATGTGATCCCAGAGTCATTTTTATGGCCTTTAACCGAATGAATCGTCCAACTTTTCATTTCTTAGACACTTTTCAGGAGTGTACGCAGTCAGTTGGCCTGTTCAGTAACACATCTATGTGTGAGGACCAACAACATGTCAAaccaaattaattaattatattttacacaaaattgcagggagaaagaaaattTCTATTAGTAAGAGtgaatttttaaactttttaaacagCTAAATTCTGTCATCTGAATGTCTTAAATTCCCCAATAAATTTTGATGTAACTTTAGGTGGGCTGCATGATTGAGAGGTATAACAGTGAAGCAGAAGGgatctcccctcctctcctgtctgtcttttgcaCGACCAACACTACGTTTGATCAACCTAAACGAAGACTTCATTTCAGCAGGAAGGTTGTTgttcctccctctttctgtcagCAGGGGGCACTAGGAGCTCAGGCAACATTCACTGCAGGACGGAATCCTCCGAAACGCAGTCGTATCAGGCCCACACAGACTTGTACTGCTGCTTTGATCTGTTTAGTGCTTCTTACTGCGTAACAGATGTATGCAGTGCTGTAGTCTACAGCATTGCCTGCTAGTTCTGGGGGCTTTTTTGTTACAACTTAATGAGATTTGTTAGgtaatgtttattttccagACTGTccagcacttttacttttgatacattttacttatattaataataatacttatgTAATTTTCCTAGAGTGATATTTTCAATGCAAAACTTGTAGTAGAATATTACAATTAAATATTaagtaaaatatatgaatacctcctccaccactgatCAAGACACAACCCTTGTAACCCATGTAACACGATAAATGCCTCCTTCAGCATCTTAGTGTGTACACTTCATTTTTGCAGTTGTGCGTGTCAGATTTGCTATGAAGGTTGTGTGGTACAGAACAACAGCGAGAAAGAGATATTTGTTCCTAAAGTTTGTCCTTAAGACAGCGCCTCTGTCAGGGCTCGAGATATTTCAGGGGTTCTGTACTGTATGATGCCTGAGAGGAGGTACTGCCTTAAAGACTAAAGTCAGGGAGCAAAATACCTACCAAAGATGACATGAAAGACTGTAACGTGAATGACTGCAGCCTTGTTCTGCGAAGTATGTATTGATACATATCTATGCCTACTTTTAGGTGGGTAATATGTAAATCATCCTGCCCAGTGGTGAGTATAGAGCAGAAACGTGCATATACACACCACTACACCTCTGAAACTGGCATTATGACATATattatgatatgatatgacaGACTTCATCAtctctgtcatcatcatcaacctTTAAAAGCTTCTGACAGGCAGTGTAGTGGTCCAGTATTGACTACATACTTTTATGCTTGTGCTACGGAGACTGAGAGACTTACGTTAGAGGTCAGGGCCAGTTTTTCCGTTATATGCTGTGAGGGTTAGAGCAACAGATAAAGAGAAGCATGagtacaaggacacacacacacacacacacactcacacaaacatttttttcggACCCCATGAATTTGGCAAAACAAGCCTCCCACtcccccccaacacacacacacacacacacacacgcacaaacatgaccatgcacacattcacatgttCATTCCTGCATGCAAGTAGGGAAGACATCCAATCAAAGAAATGACTGCAAAGAGAAGCTACAAGAGCACTTCTGCTTAAGTGATGGaacaatattcaaataaataaaattgttatGGCAGAAGAGGTCTCAGTGATCAGTGAAGCAGTTTTATATGAGTTTTATATTCACTCTTACAAATATCTGCTATATCTGTCTGGCGGACAGAGAGCTACTGTGCTTTAGAGGATAGTTAATCCAACTATCCGTTTATTAACCCAATGATCCATTCATTCGAAGTTGGGCATATTAGTGCTGTACAGTGCTTTGGAAAGgaagccaggctagctgctaCCCTAATATGCATGGTGAGCTAAAGCGTTAGCATGCAGTAACTGCTACTAATTATTCTGTCAGATAACAGCCAGTTTTCTGCCACTGAGctggtgtgtttctgtgacttATTGGGATGTGTAAGAGTTATGACCATGTGACCTCCTCAGGAATGTGGAGACCTCCATAGTAGGGTGGATAAAAAGTAGTCAGCTCCACAATTAGCTAATTGTTGACTTACGCAGCTGATTCTTGATTTccaaaactgtaatttttctaATTGGTAATGCATCATCCTCCACTGACCATCTCATTTGTGGTGTGTCACACGGCTCCGTTTAGCTCCACTGCTTTTTGCCATTTAAATGCTTCCACTTGGGGAGATCATTTGCAAATATATGTGTAATGTTAACTTCATTTTTATAGTGACGACCAATAACCACCTGTGCCAATAAGACCTGGCAATAAAAGCAGTCTTCCCATTTTTATCATCTGATGTTTGAATTGTTGGATGTCAAAGAATTCCCTGTAGCTAAATGACAAAACTCCCCAACTCCCCAAAACTCCATTTAGCTCCATTTAGAGTGTGTGCGACTCTAGTGTGACTATAAGTGTCATTcgcgtgtgtttatgtgtgttacCTGGGCCACGCTTTGTTCAGATAATGGGTTCTCATCTGCCTGTAAAACACAATAACATTATTAGGTGCACGAGGGAAAAATTCAAAGCCATATAAaatactatacacacacacaaacacacacacatacacacacacacagacacacacacacatacacacacacacacagacacacacacacacacacacacacatgcaagcagtGCAGTGCAAACACCATTAGATCAGAATGAACAGCATTATGTGCTGTAAATCAGTGACATTCAAAGTGCATTGGTTAAAAACCTGGCCAATCACAACTCAGATTAGAATCTTAAAGCATGCTAGAAGTGACGATGTTTAGTGGTGTGGTGGAACTTTGTTGTTCcgtgacttttcctctagcaccagcAGCTGGTAAAAGATATGAAATATAGATAACCACCGCCGAGCTCCTTTTTTACACCCCTCTGTTAGTCTTCATGCTCTCTCACCATGCATTTACCTCATCTGTCTCGCCTCTCCCCCCTCAGTCCCTCCACTGTCTGCATCACACTCTCATTCATGCATTCTCTCGCTCCACTTCACTATATTTCTCTttgactctctccctctcaccctctgtctgtctgtctgtctacagcAGCTGGcccttgtctgtctgtccctctaGGTTACCAGTGATGTAATCAAACAGGACGAAGCCATAGGCTGGTTCTGACATTAGCTGACACCAATCAGAAGACGAGAcacagggagaaggagagagagaaaggtaaaGCAAGTAAGAGGAGGCAACAAGCCAATGATAAAAGCTGAGACAAGCTACAACTTAAGTCTTAACGTAGTCATTATGAACAGGCCTAACAGCAGCTCTGACGTTTTAGAATGTAACaattattcttttcatttgattgattcaaatcaataaataaattgctACGACTGATAGTTGGGAATAACTGACAGTCATCTTACCCTGTAGCTGACCTTCTGTAGGACCTGCTGGGGGTCACTCTCCAGAATCACCCTGGTAACAGGATTAAGCAATCAATCAGACTCAGAGTACAGCACAGGCGGTATTAAGagttattttctgacattttatagactaaacaattaatcaaaaaaagatCAACACATTGATTGATGCTTAAAATAATTCTAAATTGCAGGATTAGCTCATATTTGGCTAGTTTGAATCTACACAGTGGATTGAGTTTTTGTAGAGTGTATGTGTTGCAGTTggtattataaatatttaaatatatttttctatacCTCTAATCTGCTGTCAACCTGTCAATACTATTTTTCTCTTACCCTCCATCAATGATTTCATCCACAACCAGGAACACTCCTTCCATGTTATCCAGTAAACACCTCCGCTCCACATTTTTCCTGcagaaaaaatgcaacagttgGCTACATCCAGTCCATAATAATCTGGATCCCCTTGAATATCACTACAGTTTCAAGGCCAGTTCATTATTCTTCTTAAATTGCAATTTcacatgtgtttatgtttacttaaaggaacagtttgacattttgggcaATGCTGTTATTCACCcttttgccagtttattaggcacacctagCTAAACCTAATGCAGCTtcatacaacagtcctgcaataaggcctaccttcatgaaggttataatgatCAGCTTTTTACTTTCACCAAGGGGGTTATGTCTTTGCCGGTGTCTGTTTGTCAGTtattttgttggattttttgtcagcagggttacgcaaaaagtaccaaaacgatttgcactgaacttggtggagggatgaggTATGGGCCAAGGAAGAACCCTTTAAATTTTGGAACAGATCCGGATCATTCACTATGAATTAGattttgttctttctctgaagtctggtgtatgttgtttgacactggcctaGTTAAGGTATGTGTTCTACTGAGGGCCGTTCTAgtgctgaaactgttttagagagtcactgattcaactttatgatcatttagGAGgctggtgctgttgaactgtattccATTATAAAGAGAGGTGCTTCTGTTATGTAGCCTACCGTCATTGATATAAATAGcgtggacaaaataataaattactcagcagcaaaagtaatgctcattactttacttttgttactCAGCTCTCAGCTCCATCAAGGGGTGCCTTTAAAGAGTTCCAAATCCtacgcgcacgcacacacacacactcacgtttTCTTTGGTATCCAACACatgtagaaatagaaaacatgACGATGCAGTTTAAAAAGCCGGCAGCTATACAATGACTGACCATCCTGCAGCGAGCTTAGCCTTAAAGACTGCACACAGCTCTCCAGAGGTTCCGACCTCAGAAGCACAGTTTCACACCCTCCAACTCTAAAAAAGTCGTGGCTGAATGGACACGTATCTGTGGCTAACATTTGCCAAATATACACAGAATTTAAACAAGACAACAACAGAATTACCTGGGGTTGCATTTCTCCTGTTTTGGCAGAGGCTACCTCACATCTCAACCATATCCCGGACCAATCTGCCCATTGAACACAGAGAGACCAAACTGATATCAACCCTCCATCAAACTCCAAGTAAGACATCGAACAAGCCAATGGAGTGTTAGTTggattagtaactgtaatgtaattactgaatttcaaattgtaaccACTTACACGACTTATTACTGAGTAGTAATGACATTAATGTAGTGCGTAATAAGTAATTTGTTACTGCGCAACACTGTCCCCAAAATGCCAAATTGTTCCGTAAATACTGCAGTCCATCCATCATGTCCTCCATGGACtaaattcaaattgaaatttAGATTCAAATTCAACAGGTCTAATTTGCAGGACACAACATGATGTGTTTCCTAAGAATTTGTAAAGAATACACCATCTGGTAACCCATGGCCAAACATTACTGAACAGGCATATAGAGAACATTTACTATtgaagtttaaaataaaaccaggaGACCATTCAGCAGCTTCATGGATTTTATACTGTGACGCTTACATCTGGACAATTACATACTGCACAAGACAACTTAGAATAGTCGGTAATCGttcatactgtataataatcTCTGTCAATGTCTCAATCGCTCACACTATGCATTACCACTGCATCGGTTCCCATAGCAACCGCATCAGTCGATGTTTGGCTCTTAATGTTGCAGTCAACAGTGAGGGAGCCTGGTGTTGAATTTTACATCAGTTTCAACATGGAGACTCATTATCTCTCGGAGAGGCTCTGGTAGAGGAGTGTCAGTGTGGAGAAGTGTGTGGATTACCATTAGCACTGATGGTGCTGCACGCATGACAAAAGCTCTAATGTCACAATGACGCATGTGCACGGAGGAGCATTGTgtcatgtatgtttttgcttCAATACGATACATTTAGAAGCATTCGGGAACGAACCattatgtatttctgtgttggGTCTATCCTAAGTTTgtcctttttgtatttcttaGATGCAAAATATCATTAATGTGTCATTTAATTCATTCAGGCTTCCACCCATGTAACTTTCTTTAAGGTCTGGTGAGCGAACATACCTGAGGATCTGACTGAGGGAGTCAAATAGGCAGTTCAGTACTGACATCAGCATCAGCTagagagagaaataataaaaacaggagACAAGAGGACAATTCTGAGATaataacatttgattttaaagttgcattaatcacttttttatgGCCACTTTGGGGCAAAATTCAACAAAGTAATAAAATAGTTTGCTAGCATATTGTTTGCCTTTTTAGacaaccagcagacacagagcaacattagcattcatttggagtcatgtttctttattttttggccatttggggctcagcagaacaaactgaaaatacaacactgacatgttacTTACTTTGGAAAAGTTGTCTAAAACTTGCCTATGTACACATcaagtcatgtttgtgtccacctagTGAATGTCAAATATTCCCTCTCCTTTcaatctctggctctttagccgctaaatgctccactatgttcaccatccaGTCGC from Xiphias gladius isolate SHS-SW01 ecotype Sanya breed wild chromosome 3, ASM1685928v1, whole genome shotgun sequence encodes:
- the copz2 gene encoding coatomer subunit zeta-2 isoform X3; amino-acid sequence: MDSASLEPSLYTVKAVFILDNDGNRLLSKYYDPELYPSMKEQKNFERNVFNKTHKADNEIAFLEGMTIVYKGNIDLFFYVVGSAQENELMLMSVLNCLFDSLSQILRKNVERRCLLDNMEGVFLVVDEIIDGGVILESDPQQVLQKVSYRADENPLSEQSVAQVLQSAKDQIKWSILK
- the copz2 gene encoding coatomer subunit zeta-2 isoform X1 codes for the protein MDSASLEPSLYTVKAVFILDNDGNRLLSKYYDPELYPSMKEQKNFERNVFNKTHKADNEIAFLEGMTIVYKGNIDLFFYVVGSAQENELMLMSVLNCLFDSLSQILRKNVERRCLLDNMEGVFLVVDEIIDGGVILESDPQQVLQKVSYRADENPLSEQSVAQHITEKLALTSNVLQSAKDQIKWSILK
- the copz2 gene encoding coatomer subunit zeta-2 isoform X2, which translates into the protein MDSASLEPSLYTVKAVFILDNDGNRLLSKYYDPELYPSMKEQKNFERNVFNKTHKADNEIAFLEGMTIVYKGNIDLFFYVVGSAQENELMLMSVLNCLFDSLSQILRKNVERRCLLDNMEGVFLVVDEIIDGGVILESDPQQVLQKVSYRLMSEPAYGFVLFDYITGNLEGQTDKGQLL